The following are encoded together in the Thermococcus sibiricus MM 739 genome:
- a CDS encoding class I SAM-dependent methyltransferase — MDDLIKQFDFNLSTLIDFSFFNAVKIGLGLGVFKELDKTKTLEDILNLIDVKNKAYLRALLSAYYELGILEAKGTELSPKRFLRTFTLEYERLRDIIPEWIDIQDEIVRMANYAFLSFENSKVMMDFDKDSDFWDIRLSNPLNKLYREIIVRVGGLRDGMRILDLGCGSVSPIELGKHVGPNGEYIGIDFSPGLLSIAQQRIRELGMDWVFLRELDITNAIPKRKYDLVIMSFVLEYLPEVHRNIIKALNLVDERGKLIIVEPFRENFENIAAWEFFEKLTKEFRRFPKKSEILDALEYYGKDAKISEYGKSVLVLEPIL, encoded by the coding sequence ATGGATGACTTAATAAAACAGTTCGATTTCAATCTCTCAACTCTTATTGACTTTTCGTTCTTTAATGCAGTCAAAATTGGATTGGGATTAGGCGTTTTTAAGGAACTGGACAAAACTAAAACCCTTGAAGATATTTTAAACTTAATAGATGTCAAAAATAAAGCCTACTTAAGAGCACTACTAAGTGCATATTATGAGTTAGGAATTCTAGAAGCTAAGGGGACTGAATTAAGCCCTAAAAGGTTCTTACGTACTTTTACCCTTGAATATGAGAGATTACGAGATATTATTCCAGAATGGATTGACATACAAGATGAGATCGTCAGAATGGCAAATTATGCATTTTTATCTTTCGAGAATTCTAAAGTGATGATGGACTTTGACAAAGACTCGGACTTTTGGGACATTCGACTTTCAAATCCCCTAAACAAGTTATATAGAGAAATAATCGTTAGGGTTGGTGGACTTAGAGATGGAATGAGGATCCTTGATCTTGGTTGCGGCTCGGTCTCACCGATAGAACTCGGAAAACATGTGGGTCCAAATGGAGAGTATATCGGCATTGACTTTTCCCCAGGATTACTAAGCATAGCCCAACAAAGAATAAGAGAACTTGGTATGGATTGGGTGTTCCTAAGAGAGCTTGACATAACAAATGCCATACCTAAAAGAAAGTATGACTTAGTTATAATGAGTTTTGTTCTCGAGTATCTTCCTGAAGTACACAGAAACATTATAAAGGCTCTGAATTTGGTGGATGAAAGAGGGAAACTAATAATCGTAGAGCCATTTAGAGAGAATTTTGAAAACATAGCTGCATGGGAATTTTTCGAAAAACTCACAAAAGAATTCAGAAGATTTCCAAAAAAATCTGAGATTCTTGATGCATTAGAATACTATGGGAAGGATGCCAAAATAAGTGAATATGGAAAATCTGTTCTTGTTCTTGAGCCAATATTGTAA
- a CDS encoding type II/IV secretion system ATPase subunit, producing MAEISRETLETAMARNPHLREYVEKFTKKYGKVPEFYTQLSRDLKEIKYPNIVYPVGDPLFVHIYGDPKTERKYIVIEPRIQNTEERVKYELVKEKILELAPSKTIPENREEFEIFLDQLYNEALQKINNRGFFSRKNVKITKIEIEKFRYLIKRDIVGIGPLEVLIRDPYIEDIHILGAEYVSLIHKIFDALPTNIKFESNITLADYLKALSERIGRPASDKNPIVDGTLPDGSRINIIYSPDVSIKGSSATIRKFSTTPLSVVQLVKWNTFSAEVAAYLWLALEYGMSVFVCGETASGKTTTLNSIVPFIKPQSKIFTAEDTPEVVVPHPTWQRLTTRERGPEESRVTLFDLLKAALRSRPNYIIVGEIRGAEGAIAFQAMQTGHPVMATFHAGDIKKMIQRFTGHPINVPVTFIDNLNIALFQQAVYVKGRFLRRILNVVEIEGYYEELGGVATRSVFEWDSVGDKHIFRGMNNSYILERKIAEVAGYEDPKDIYNELFLRARIIQRMAELGITNYWDVYREIKNFYEKGIQGLSFRL from the coding sequence ATGGCTGAGATTAGCAGAGAAACCTTAGAAACCGCAATGGCAAGAAATCCACACTTAAGAGAATACGTTGAAAAGTTTACTAAAAAATATGGAAAAGTTCCAGAATTCTACACTCAACTGAGCAGAGATCTGAAAGAAATAAAGTATCCCAACATAGTATATCCAGTCGGAGACCCTCTTTTTGTTCACATTTACGGAGACCCAAAAACAGAGAGAAAATACATAGTAATAGAGCCCAGAATTCAGAACACAGAAGAGCGAGTAAAATACGAACTAGTCAAAGAAAAAATTCTTGAACTTGCTCCTTCAAAGACAATACCCGAAAACAGGGAGGAATTTGAAATATTCCTAGATCAACTGTATAATGAGGCCCTCCAGAAGATTAACAATAGGGGTTTTTTCTCTAGAAAAAACGTTAAAATAACAAAAATAGAAATTGAGAAATTTAGATATCTCATAAAAAGAGATATTGTAGGAATTGGGCCATTAGAGGTTCTCATTAGAGATCCATATATTGAAGATATTCACATATTGGGTGCCGAATATGTGTCTTTAATTCACAAGATCTTTGATGCTTTACCCACCAATATAAAATTTGAGAGTAATATTACATTGGCCGATTATCTCAAGGCCTTAAGTGAAAGAATTGGAAGGCCTGCTAGTGACAAAAACCCCATTGTTGATGGAACACTTCCAGATGGATCAAGAATCAACATAATATACAGCCCAGATGTTAGTATAAAAGGATCCTCAGCTACAATAAGAAAATTCTCCACTACTCCCCTAAGTGTTGTCCAACTTGTAAAGTGGAATACATTTTCTGCAGAAGTCGCGGCATATTTATGGCTTGCATTAGAATATGGTATGAGTGTTTTCGTATGTGGAGAAACAGCAAGTGGAAAAACCACCACTTTAAACTCTATCGTTCCTTTCATCAAGCCTCAATCAAAGATTTTTACTGCTGAAGACACTCCAGAGGTTGTTGTTCCTCATCCTACTTGGCAAAGACTTACAACAAGAGAAAGAGGACCTGAGGAAAGCAGAGTTACACTTTTTGATCTCTTGAAAGCGGCACTGAGATCAAGACCAAATTATATCATTGTAGGTGAGATCAGAGGTGCAGAGGGTGCAATTGCTTTTCAAGCCATGCAAACGGGCCATCCAGTCATGGCAACTTTTCATGCCGGCGATATAAAGAAGATGATACAACGTTTTACCGGGCATCCAATAAACGTCCCTGTGACTTTTATAGATAATTTGAATATTGCTCTCTTTCAGCAGGCCGTATATGTTAAGGGAAGATTCCTGAGAAGGATCCTCAACGTTGTTGAGATTGAAGGTTATTATGAGGAGCTTGGAGGAGTAGCAACAAGGAGTGTGTTTGAATGGGATTCTGTGGGTGATAAACATATATTCAGAGGTATGAACAATTCATATATCCTTGAGAGGAAAATCGCTGAAGTTGCTGGTTATGAAGATCCAAAGGACATTTACAACGAGCTATTTCTAAGAGCTAGGATAATCCAGAGAATGGCAGAACTTGGAATAACTAACTATTGGGATGTCTATAGAGAGATAAAGAACTTCTATGAAAAGGGCATTCAAGGATTAAGCTTTAGATTGTAG
- a CDS encoding ATPase domain-containing protein, whose translation MTRLLKMQIPNDELHRRLGGGIPSGSLIFIEGDRGTGKSIFSQRLAYGFLKNDIQVSYVSTQLTTPEFINQMESLGYSVIPFLTKRKLLFVSLYPLLSSVSKRGRFLPRFLSEERLWEKDVIIIDSLPSILPPKIDEETLRKFTEHLKKLSALNKAIILTANPSDLDSSVLSILEEITTMLIRLQVKVFGGDLKNSATIVKYNNAMGVFQKVIPFRVEPKAGFIVEIAAVV comes from the coding sequence ATGACTCGCTTACTTAAAATGCAAATCCCAAATGATGAGCTTCACAGACGATTAGGTGGAGGAATACCCTCTGGGAGTTTAATATTTATAGAGGGAGACAGAGGGACTGGAAAGTCTATATTCTCCCAGAGGCTTGCTTATGGATTTCTAAAAAATGACATTCAAGTTAGTTATGTTTCTACCCAACTCACAACCCCTGAATTTATAAATCAAATGGAATCACTAGGATATAGCGTAATCCCCTTTCTGACAAAACGAAAACTTCTTTTTGTGTCGTTATATCCTCTTTTGAGCAGTGTTTCTAAAAGAGGAAGGTTTTTACCAAGATTCTTGAGCGAGGAACGATTGTGGGAAAAAGATGTTATTATCATAGATTCACTGCCTTCCATTTTACCTCCAAAAATAGATGAGGAGACTTTGAGAAAGTTTACAGAACATCTCAAAAAATTAAGTGCTCTTAACAAGGCCATAATATTAACAGCAAACCCAAGTGATCTCGATTCTTCTGTACTCTCGATTTTAGAAGAAATAACTACAATGCTCATAAGATTGCAGGTCAAAGTATTCGGAGGAGACTTGAAAAATTCTGCCACTATCGTGAAGTATAACAATGCTATGGGAGTTTTTCAGAAGGTAATTCCATTTAGAGTAGAACCCAAGGCAGGATTTATAGTGGAGATAGCTGCGGTGGTGTAG
- a CDS encoding FlaD/FlaE family flagellar protein has translation MITENEIDSKLQKLQGEVPNVLIKDLKNKLVSKIDILTPEQVDLIINKVLENYSSQAERLRRLDKRVEEIGKYLEEIRRHLMDKTTLHKEFNEKSERVPERIPEVEHQEGIKSYDPPKIELIENNMSGEEEILTEEFQIPKDVREALINPTKMRARLDHLPNDTASTMIALKWLGFLIDRAGVLNLENILEFYYTIGWISEEVLESLLKYANGTRPHQREPNWKPDDKLTIQDHLISLLFIERLRGTKITPEVLNSLERELKMMNKILEHVYGV, from the coding sequence ATGATAACCGAGAACGAGATAGACAGTAAACTTCAGAAGCTACAGGGGGAAGTACCTAATGTCCTTATCAAGGACTTAAAAAACAAATTAGTTTCAAAAATAGACATCTTAACACCAGAGCAAGTGGATCTAATCATAAACAAGGTCCTCGAGAACTATTCAAGTCAAGCAGAAAGGCTCAGAAGGTTAGACAAAAGAGTAGAAGAGATTGGGAAATACTTAGAGGAAATAAGAAGACATTTAATGGACAAAACAACACTTCATAAAGAATTTAATGAAAAGTCCGAGAGAGTTCCAGAGAGAATTCCTGAAGTTGAACACCAAGAGGGAATTAAAAGTTATGATCCCCCGAAGATTGAATTAATTGAAAATAATATGAGTGGGGAGGAAGAAATCTTGACTGAAGAATTTCAAATTCCGAAAGATGTGAGAGAAGCCCTAATAAACCCAACAAAAATGAGGGCAAGATTAGATCATCTCCCAAATGACACTGCCTCAACAATGATAGCACTAAAATGGCTAGGTTTCCTCATCGACAGAGCAGGAGTGCTGAATCTAGAAAACATCCTTGAGTTTTACTATACAATAGGGTGGATCTCCGAAGAAGTATTGGAAAGCCTATTGAAGTATGCAAACGGGACCAGACCTCACCAGAGAGAACCAAACTGGAAACCAGATGACAAACTTACGATTCAAGATCACTTAATATCACTCCTGTTCATTGAGCGCCTAAGAGGTACTAAAATAACCCCAGAAGTCCTGAACTCTCTAGAAAGAGAACTCAAGATGATGAATAAGATTCTTGAACATGTATATGGTGTTTAA
- a CDS encoding COG1470 family protein, producing the protein MKKLISLLFLIILLPYVTAHSIITGWVEIPSRIGIKDYPLEVRDVSPTEGSLLVELNNREYILKPESLLNTSFYSVYMNSVFLKENGGYAIFNITFPYLLENQTLLAEDYALTLLSIEENRAKIRLRYNDIEKELIYNGGKIEFNGLTAQLSIMPLLFDGYLHKGSTKYLQDWQIKLEDYNITEINGELKEFAKISINNKEYWIEVGDTLKAEGIIVETKELIGSMYLKTAIKINGAYVSLSISPSLYKELEEGKDTQIGPYIVKLEKIFSDGVYISIKNTCGMTLKSAWIRLGKIGTLVSHGGLHIGVTEISNMATKKVAKIIGFLDEKEIPKVGEYAFANVSFLTPSMALQFEPFNSTIVIKNTGDIDLKHIEIVPKLSEEFKIISSYPLYIPELGVGEKIEFNVRIEPKKGGFLQLGNIEIQANVPYQLSCDGFARISFSSETRWINVDNATPKYKLVLNSQNGTVGSSTQLNLTVVNMGNTKGPFTITIALPERSAIIGENINLQGRFVYFEDSLNLKENKTYSLIFIPNQEGEFEILAALKKGEYIIKNSTVVEIFTTPAPIEKENFGNSTDETSTSTAPKIIKETITTTVTHTKVLNSTITVFPIKQKLLFGGAGFTGGMAFILLLAWIAAKLEERSRR; encoded by the coding sequence ATGAAAAAGTTAATCTCTCTCTTATTCCTAATAATTCTACTCCCATATGTAACTGCACACTCTATCATAACAGGATGGGTAGAAATACCCTCTAGAATTGGGATAAAAGATTACCCCTTAGAGGTCAGGGACGTTTCACCAACCGAAGGTTCTTTGCTTGTTGAACTCAATAATAGAGAATACATTCTGAAACCAGAATCGCTACTGAACACAAGTTTTTATTCGGTTTACATGAATTCGGTATTCTTAAAAGAAAATGGAGGTTATGCTATTTTTAACATTACTTTTCCATATCTCCTAGAAAACCAAACTCTTTTAGCAGAAGACTATGCCCTCACACTTCTCTCAATAGAAGAAAATAGGGCAAAAATTAGGCTTAGGTATAATGACATTGAAAAAGAACTCATATATAATGGAGGTAAGATAGAATTCAATGGATTAACAGCCCAACTTTCTATAATGCCCCTTCTTTTTGATGGGTATCTTCACAAAGGAAGTACCAAATACCTTCAAGATTGGCAGATAAAGCTTGAAGATTATAATATTACTGAAATCAACGGAGAACTCAAAGAATTTGCAAAGATCTCTATTAACAACAAGGAGTACTGGATAGAAGTAGGGGACACGTTGAAAGCCGAAGGAATTATTGTTGAAACTAAGGAGTTGATTGGTTCAATGTACTTGAAGACAGCGATAAAAATAAACGGAGCTTACGTGTCCCTCTCTATTTCTCCGAGTTTATATAAAGAGCTGGAAGAAGGCAAAGATACTCAAATAGGGCCTTATATTGTTAAACTCGAAAAAATATTCTCTGATGGTGTCTATATATCTATTAAAAACACGTGTGGAATGACCCTTAAGAGCGCGTGGATACGTTTAGGGAAAATTGGAACATTAGTATCACACGGAGGTTTGCATATAGGGGTCACTGAAATAAGTAACATGGCTACCAAAAAAGTAGCAAAAATAATAGGGTTTTTAGACGAAAAAGAAATACCAAAAGTCGGAGAATACGCATTTGCAAATGTTTCTTTTTTAACTCCCTCAATGGCTCTTCAATTTGAACCATTCAACAGCACTATTGTAATAAAAAACACAGGAGACATTGATTTGAAGCATATTGAAATAGTCCCAAAGCTTTCTGAAGAATTCAAAATCATAAGCTCATATCCACTATATATTCCAGAACTTGGGGTAGGGGAAAAGATAGAGTTTAACGTCCGAATCGAACCAAAGAAAGGAGGGTTTCTACAACTGGGAAACATTGAAATCCAGGCAAATGTTCCATACCAACTTTCATGTGATGGTTTTGCTAGAATCTCATTTTCTTCGGAGACCCGTTGGATAAATGTGGACAATGCAACTCCAAAATACAAACTTGTTCTAAACAGCCAAAATGGCACAGTAGGTAGTAGCACTCAACTTAACCTTACTGTTGTAAACATGGGGAACACTAAAGGGCCGTTTACAATAACAATAGCACTTCCAGAAAGATCTGCCATAATCGGGGAAAACATAAACCTCCAAGGGAGATTTGTTTATTTTGAAGATTCATTAAACCTCAAGGAGAACAAAACATATTCCTTAATCTTCATACCTAACCAAGAAGGAGAATTCGAGATACTAGCAGCACTGAAAAAAGGAGAGTATATTATCAAGAATTCTACAGTTGTGGAGATTTTCACCACTCCAGCACCCATAGAAAAAGAGAACTTTGGGAATTCTACAGACGAAACCTCTACTTCCACTGCACCAAAAATTATTAAAGAAACCATTACAACGACAGTGACTCACACAAAAGTCCTAAACTCCACAATAACAGTATTTCCAATAAAACAGAAACTTCTTTTTGGTGGAGCTGGATTTACAGGAGGTATGGCCTTTATACTCCTCCTTGCTTGGATTGCTGCAAAACTTGAAGAAAGGAGTAGGAGGTAA
- the flaJ gene encoding archaellar assembly protein FlaJ, with amino-acid sequence MMPREKVSIFIQADLDVKRYARKVLLPSIAGSIILFIVFSLVPRFTTISRIIRIALYAIPILPLVYAIMHPYSMASGKKVKINSKIPYFVTYFAVLSTSEVGRNELIHTLAKEKVLEPISRDMEKIYHLIAKFNRGMPEAFRFLVKRTPSKVFSDFLERLAYSLDSGVELREYLLQEQKIVMDDYQTFYEGALYDLDVFKEVYSSLIISVVFMVTFIIIGPIITGQDLVTLTIFTFILVMVVEMGVLILIKHKMPEDNIWAHNAMNPERKEKLIRAILLSIAGTAAVGILYFFVIRVRFDVPIEIAIALFLTPIAYIGYVLSKEEEEILVKDESFPSFMRSLSSSLAASGVSMALVLKYLSSHDFGSLTKDIRNLNKRISLKIDDTKSWKYFVSETGSWLIDIFSDIFRKSLHLGADPDYVGKVISSNFERLLRLRRKRKQNVASFKGVIYGVTGAFAFSVAAAFQVAVYMTHLFSSVQLQGEFIQDILFVPSPEGLQLTNYILISILLVHSLISAFSIKIADGGHLGIALYYFVMLTWMSAIGIYLGEFIMGKMMTFSSILLPLLGVIT; translated from the coding sequence ATGATGCCAAGAGAAAAAGTCAGCATATTTATCCAAGCTGATTTGGATGTGAAGAGGTATGCAAGAAAAGTATTATTGCCCAGCATAGCTGGGAGTATCATTCTTTTCATAGTTTTCTCACTTGTTCCCAGGTTTACTACAATTTCACGGATAATTCGGATTGCTCTCTATGCGATTCCCATTCTTCCTCTGGTTTACGCAATCATGCACCCTTACTCAATGGCAAGTGGGAAAAAAGTAAAAATAAATTCAAAAATCCCTTATTTTGTAACCTATTTTGCGGTACTTTCCACTAGTGAAGTTGGAAGAAATGAGCTTATACACACATTAGCAAAGGAGAAGGTTTTAGAGCCTATTTCAAGAGATATGGAAAAAATCTACCATTTAATAGCAAAGTTTAATCGTGGAATGCCTGAAGCGTTTAGATTTTTGGTTAAGAGAACACCAAGTAAGGTCTTCTCAGACTTTCTAGAAAGACTCGCATATTCATTGGATAGTGGTGTGGAGCTAAGAGAATATCTACTCCAAGAGCAGAAAATTGTGATGGATGATTATCAGACATTTTATGAGGGAGCACTCTACGACTTGGACGTCTTTAAGGAGGTATATAGCTCTCTAATAATTTCTGTAGTATTTATGGTGACCTTTATTATTATAGGGCCGATTATTACCGGGCAAGATTTAGTAACCCTTACAATTTTTACATTTATACTTGTTATGGTCGTGGAAATGGGAGTCTTGATTTTGATAAAACATAAAATGCCGGAAGATAATATATGGGCCCACAATGCAATGAATCCAGAACGAAAAGAGAAATTAATACGAGCTATCCTACTCTCTATCGCTGGAACGGCCGCTGTTGGAATCTTATACTTTTTTGTAATAAGAGTAAGATTTGATGTGCCAATAGAAATCGCCATCGCTTTGTTTTTGACTCCGATAGCATACATTGGATACGTTCTTTCAAAAGAAGAGGAAGAGATTTTGGTAAAAGATGAGAGCTTTCCATCGTTTATGAGGAGCTTAAGCTCGTCTTTAGCAGCTAGTGGAGTATCTATGGCACTAGTTCTAAAATATTTGAGCTCTCACGATTTTGGAAGCCTCACTAAAGATATCCGAAACTTGAACAAAAGAATTTCCCTCAAGATAGACGATACCAAATCATGGAAATACTTCGTTTCAGAGACCGGAAGCTGGCTCATAGATATCTTCTCAGACATCTTTAGAAAGAGTCTACACTTAGGAGCGGACCCCGATTATGTAGGAAAAGTCATTTCTAGTAACTTTGAGAGACTTCTAAGACTTAGAAGAAAGAGAAAACAGAACGTGGCCAGTTTTAAAGGGGTTATCTATGGAGTTACTGGAGCTTTTGCCTTTTCTGTCGCAGCAGCATTTCAAGTTGCAGTTTACATGACTCACCTTTTCTCAAGTGTCCAGCTACAAGGAGAGTTCATTCAAGACATACTTTTTGTTCCAAGCCCAGAAGGGCTCCAACTAACAAACTACATCCTTATTTCTATTCTTCTAGTTCACTCCTTAATTTCAGCATTCTCAATAAAAATTGCAGATGGAGGGCACCTAGGAATAGCCCTCTATTATTTTGTTATGCTTACATGGATGTCCGCAATAGGTATCTATCTTGGGGAATTCATAATGGGTAAAATGATGACGTTTTCAAGCATTTTACTTCCTCTGCTGGGGGTGATAACATGA
- a CDS encoding flagellar protein G yields the protein MASSVISEIILFIVSLLVAGTIAGGLYIVTQDLADSISTRGTIIAQNLRVDFTIINDPENIPFLGGAYVFYIKNTGSEEFSFTSSTIIVFIDGNLIPPSNLTLTPSTLYPYDIGELRISTTLSSGYHKLVVVIENGKQREFIFKI from the coding sequence ATGGCGAGCTCAGTAATTTCAGAAATAATCCTTTTCATTGTTTCCCTCCTTGTCGCAGGAACAATAGCTGGAGGTCTTTATATAGTGACCCAGGACTTAGCAGATAGTATAAGCACTAGAGGAACAATAATAGCCCAAAATCTCAGAGTGGACTTCACAATAATAAATGATCCAGAGAATATTCCTTTCTTGGGTGGAGCTTATGTGTTCTATATCAAAAACACTGGGAGTGAGGAATTCTCCTTTACAAGCAGCACTATTATTGTCTTTATTGACGGGAATCTCATTCCTCCTTCAAATCTCACGCTGACACCATCTACCCTTTATCCATATGATATCGGCGAGTTGAGAATAAGTACTACTCTTTCCTCCGGCTATCACAAACTTGTTGTGGTCATTGAAAATGGAAAACAGCGTGAATTTATATTCAAAATCTGA
- a CDS encoding helix-turn-helix domain-containing protein, whose translation MVIDPHILRSLHRSELRKKILFYLHEIYPSPTYLSEIARIVRSDPSNVKGALVGMGNRYNGDSSLVHLGLVEEITQNGFKYYKLTEHGEKVVGFLKTYQSYYSRFM comes from the coding sequence TTGGTAATTGATCCTCACATCTTACGATCATTACACAGGAGCGAACTAAGAAAAAAGATTCTTTTCTACTTACATGAGATTTACCCCTCTCCTACATACCTTTCCGAGATTGCTAGAATCGTCAGATCAGATCCTTCCAATGTAAAAGGGGCCCTAGTCGGCATGGGAAACCGCTATAATGGAGATAGTTCCTTAGTTCATCTTGGCTTGGTAGAGGAGATTACTCAAAATGGGTTTAAATATTACAAACTTACTGAGCACGGGGAAAAAGTTGTTGGATTCCTAAAAACTTATCAATCATATTATAGTAGATTTATGTGA
- a CDS encoding flagella accessory protein C yields the protein MSFSYLKEKFKKKSEKDEIEQLELALSEGNTQENPKEQKEDEEKITLIMNRINEIENELPRIKVNIDTLKSQIQELRDEIEKLDKTIKDVMMLYEVVSQEINPFRDLDSENPIVKEIHELKQDLEDIRKEIAQIRGDLKLLAYHGVDLDKIIYEAISEGET from the coding sequence ATGTCGTTCAGTTATTTGAAAGAGAAGTTCAAGAAAAAATCAGAAAAAGATGAAATCGAGCAACTAGAACTTGCTCTAAGTGAAGGAAACACTCAAGAAAACCCAAAAGAGCAGAAAGAAGATGAAGAAAAAATTACCCTCATAATGAACAGAATTAATGAAATCGAAAATGAGCTACCAAGAATTAAGGTCAACATCGACACTTTGAAGTCTCAAATCCAAGAACTAAGAGATGAAATAGAAAAGCTTGACAAAACTATCAAAGATGTCATGATGCTCTATGAAGTAGTATCACAAGAGATAAACCCCTTTAGGGATCTGGATAGTGAAAACCCAATAGTAAAAGAAATACATGAACTAAAGCAAGATCTCGAAGATATTAGAAAAGAAATAGCACAGATAAGAGGAGATTTGAAACTCCTTGCCTATCACGGGGTAGACCTCGACAAGATAATATACGAAGCAATCTCGGAGGGAGAAACATGA
- a CDS encoding flagellin, with protein sequence MKPIFGKKRGAVGIGTLIVFIAMVLVAAVAAAVLINTSGYLQQRAEATGRQTTKEVASGLKIDKVVGHVGTSGIDMLAIYISLNAGSEPIDLTQTKLYLNDGNTVAVLEYGSGAFNKTVTNNIFDNTTLSGAWSTNVDGTHFGILVIQDADNSLSADTPTINAGDVVILTVDAKDVFGSEIPTRTEIAIEVRPEFGAPGYTKVITPPSYGTYKIIELK encoded by the coding sequence GTGAAGCCTATTTTTGGTAAGAAGAGGGGTGCTGTTGGTATTGGTACCCTGATTGTGTTTATAGCCATGGTTCTAGTGGCAGCAGTAGCTGCAGCAGTACTCATCAACACCAGCGGCTACTTGCAACAAAGAGCAGAAGCCACAGGAAGACAAACAACAAAAGAAGTTGCCAGCGGATTAAAGATAGACAAGGTAGTTGGTCATGTAGGTACTAGTGGAATAGACATGCTTGCAATATATATCTCACTCAATGCAGGAAGCGAACCAATTGATCTCACCCAGACAAAACTCTACTTAAACGATGGAAATACAGTCGCAGTATTAGAGTATGGATCTGGAGCCTTTAACAAAACAGTCACCAACAACATATTCGACAATACCACATTATCAGGAGCTTGGAGCACAAACGTCGATGGAACTCACTTTGGAATACTTGTGATTCAAGATGCTGATAACTCACTCAGCGCTGACACACCAACAATAAACGCTGGAGATGTAGTGATTCTGACCGTAGACGCAAAGGATGTATTTGGTAGTGAAATCCCAACAAGAACGGAAATCGCTATTGAGGTCAGGCCAGAATTTGGAGCACCGGGTTACACCAAGGTCATAACCCCACCGAGCTACGGAACCTACAAGATTATAGAGCTCAAGTGA